In Streptomyces sp. NBC_00483, a single window of DNA contains:
- a CDS encoding glutamine synthetase family protein — protein MADRPSPLTVEELHALVGSGEIDTVVLAFPDMQGRLQGKRFAARFFLDEVLEHGTEGCNYLLAVDTEMNTVDGYAMSSWDRGYGDFAMHPDLSTLRRVPWNAGTAMLTADLAWDDGSPVVAAPRQILRRQLERLTDLGLTAQVGTELEFIVFKDTYEQAWDANYRALTPANQYNIDYSVLGTGRIEPLLRRIRNEMAGAGLTVESAKGECNPGQHEIVFRYDEALTTCDQHAIYKTGAKEIAAQEGCSLTFMAKYNEREGNSCHIHLSLADADGTNVMAEPGGHGMSELMRHFLAGQLAALRDFSLLYAPNINSYKRFQPGSFAPTAVAWGHDNRTCALRVVGHGRSTRFENRLPGGDVNPYLAVAGLVAAGLYGVENKLELPEACAGNAYTADYAHVPATLREAAELWENSPIAKAAFGDEAVAHYRNMARVELDAYDAAVTDWELRRGFERL, from the coding sequence GTGGCAGACCGACCGTCCCCGCTGACCGTGGAGGAGCTGCACGCCCTCGTCGGAAGCGGAGAGATCGACACCGTGGTCCTGGCGTTCCCCGATATGCAGGGCCGCCTCCAGGGCAAACGCTTCGCCGCCCGCTTCTTTCTCGACGAGGTCCTCGAGCACGGCACGGAGGGCTGCAACTACCTGCTCGCCGTCGACACCGAGATGAACACCGTCGACGGCTACGCGATGTCGTCCTGGGACCGCGGCTACGGCGACTTCGCCATGCACCCCGACCTGTCCACCCTGCGCCGCGTCCCGTGGAACGCGGGCACGGCCATGCTCACCGCCGACCTCGCCTGGGACGACGGCTCCCCGGTCGTCGCCGCGCCCCGGCAGATACTGCGCCGCCAGCTGGAGCGCCTCACCGATCTTGGGCTCACCGCCCAGGTCGGCACCGAACTCGAGTTCATCGTCTTCAAGGACACCTACGAGCAGGCCTGGGACGCGAACTACCGGGCCCTCACGCCGGCCAATCAGTACAACATCGACTACTCCGTCCTCGGCACCGGGCGCATCGAGCCGCTGCTGCGCCGCATCCGCAACGAGATGGCGGGCGCGGGCCTCACCGTCGAGTCCGCCAAGGGGGAGTGCAACCCCGGGCAGCACGAGATCGTCTTCCGCTACGACGAGGCCCTCACCACCTGCGACCAGCACGCGATCTACAAGACCGGCGCCAAGGAGATCGCCGCGCAGGAGGGCTGCTCGCTCACCTTCATGGCGAAGTACAACGAGCGCGAGGGCAACTCCTGCCACATCCACCTGTCGCTCGCCGACGCCGACGGCACGAACGTCATGGCGGAGCCCGGCGGGCACGGCATGTCGGAGCTCATGCGGCACTTCCTCGCCGGGCAGCTCGCCGCGCTGCGCGACTTCTCCCTGCTCTACGCGCCGAACATCAACTCCTACAAGCGGTTCCAGCCGGGTTCCTTCGCGCCGACCGCCGTCGCCTGGGGCCACGACAACCGCACCTGCGCGCTGCGCGTCGTCGGCCACGGCCGCTCCACCCGCTTCGAGAACCGGCTCCCCGGCGGGGACGTCAACCCGTATCTCGCGGTGGCCGGGCTCGTCGCGGCGGGCCTGTACGGGGTCGAGAACAAGCTGGAGCTCCCCGAGGCCTGCGCGGGCAACGCCTACACCGCCGACTACGCGCACGTCCCCGCCACCCTGCGCGAGGCCGCCGAGCTCTGGGAGAACAGCCCGATCGCCAAGGCCGCCTTCGGCGACGAGGCCGTCGCCCACTACCGCAACATGGCGCGCGTCGAGCTCGACGCGTACGACGCCGCCGTGACCGACTGGGAACTCCGTCGGGGATTCGAGAGGCTGTGA
- the mycP gene encoding type VII secretion-associated serine protease mycosin, with protein sequence MNRQHKIAAIGTAALLTLLPATAAHADSVRSQQWGLTALHTDEAWETTRGKGVTVAVLDTGVDDEHPDLKGSVLPGKDLVGFGAGRGDRPWARHGTAMAGVIAGHGHGKDDGDGVMGVAPEAKILPVRVILEDGDPSRAKARESRGNALSEGIRWAADHGADVINLSLGDDSNTAHPEASEDAAVQYALKKGVSVVASAGNGGEQGDHASYPAAYPGVITATAVDSTGTRASFSTRRWYASVAAPGRGIVTADPDRKYYSAWGTSAASAFVSGAVALVRGAHPGLSPAQIKKLMEDTADDPPSGGRDDSRGFGLVDPAAAITAGAKLKPQRLTSASYGEKYFGPGPDDDSAGSLSTWVGVLAGTVGVLLLGAAGYLWRGHRLTRRR encoded by the coding sequence ATGAACCGTCAGCACAAGATCGCCGCGATCGGCACCGCGGCCCTCCTCACGCTGCTCCCCGCCACCGCCGCCCACGCCGACTCGGTCCGCTCCCAGCAGTGGGGCCTCACCGCGCTGCACACCGACGAGGCCTGGGAGACGACCCGCGGCAAGGGCGTCACGGTCGCCGTCCTGGACACGGGCGTCGACGACGAGCACCCGGACCTCAAGGGCAGCGTGCTGCCCGGCAAGGACCTCGTCGGCTTCGGCGCCGGGCGCGGCGACCGCCCCTGGGCCCGGCACGGCACCGCGATGGCCGGGGTCATCGCGGGCCACGGACACGGCAAGGACGACGGCGACGGCGTCATGGGTGTGGCACCCGAGGCGAAGATCCTGCCGGTCCGGGTGATCCTGGAGGACGGCGACCCGTCCCGCGCCAAGGCCAGGGAGAGCCGTGGCAACGCGCTCTCCGAGGGCATCCGCTGGGCCGCCGACCACGGCGCCGACGTCATCAACCTGTCCCTCGGCGACGACTCGAACACCGCCCATCCCGAGGCGAGCGAGGACGCGGCCGTCCAGTACGCGCTGAAGAAGGGCGTCTCCGTCGTCGCCTCCGCGGGCAACGGCGGCGAGCAGGGCGACCACGCCTCCTACCCGGCCGCGTACCCCGGCGTCATCACCGCCACGGCCGTCGACTCGACCGGCACCCGCGCCTCGTTCTCCACCCGCCGCTGGTACGCCTCCGTCGCCGCGCCCGGCCGGGGCATCGTCACGGCCGACCCCGACCGCAAGTACTACTCGGCGTGGGGGACGAGCGCCGCCTCCGCGTTCGTGTCCGGAGCCGTCGCCCTGGTCCGCGGCGCGCACCCCGGCCTGAGCCCCGCGCAGATCAAGAAGCTCATGGAGGACACGGCCGACGATCCCCCCTCCGGCGGCCGCGACGACTCCCGCGGCTTCGGCCTCGTCGACCCGGCCGCCGCGATCACCGCCGGCGCGAAGCTGAAGCCGCAGCGCCTGACCTCGGCCTCGTACGGCGAGAAGTACTTCGGCCCGGGACCCGACGACGACTCGGCCGGCTCCCTCTCCACCTGGGTGGGCGTGCTCGCGGGCACCGTCGGGGTGCTGCTGCTCGGCGCGGCCGGCTACCTGTGGCGCGGCCACCGCCTCACGCGCCGCCGCTGA
- a CDS encoding haloacid dehalogenase-like hydrolase, translating to MRNRHVAAWTSVAAAALMAAASLTTPAAAATSAQPAGSAAKCPQLSTKLPWYGQNRAKLQRMIDERGICGGHKGPRPVAAFDWDNTVAKNDVTDATIAWSLKHDKILRPASWKKTSKWMTADADKALTAACGTDVPVGAPLPTSTDTDCTDEIFNIRESGKTMSGAAAFAGEWNHRRTVPQYAWVPQLFAGHTVPELEAYASAARAEALAAPVGSTQKLGTHTIPGYVRYYDQQRDLIRTLQRAGFDVYIVSAGSEPVTEVWSQGVGIDRKHTIAIRSILDRKGRITTYNEGCGGVGVNQGEAIPYIDGKRCWINQDIFHIKGKSAWEKQRWNKRIALGGGDADTDVTFVGDATGAHLVLNRNKPEIMCRAYDNADGRWVANPMFIEPLPQKTGTYPCSTAGYNKPEGGFGPLLRDDGSVVPDQVDSIF from the coding sequence ATGCGTAACAGACATGTTGCCGCGTGGACCTCGGTCGCGGCCGCCGCCCTCATGGCGGCCGCGAGCCTGACCACTCCTGCGGCCGCCGCCACGTCCGCACAGCCCGCCGGCTCCGCCGCCAAGTGCCCCCAGCTGTCGACGAAGTTGCCCTGGTACGGCCAGAACAGGGCCAAGCTCCAGCGCATGATTGACGAACGGGGAATCTGCGGCGGACACAAGGGCCCGCGTCCCGTCGCCGCGTTCGACTGGGACAACACCGTCGCCAAGAACGACGTCACCGACGCGACCATCGCCTGGTCGCTCAAGCACGACAAGATCCTGCGGCCCGCGAGCTGGAAGAAGACCAGCAAGTGGATGACCGCCGACGCCGACAAGGCGCTCACCGCCGCCTGCGGCACGGACGTCCCGGTGGGCGCCCCGCTGCCCACGTCCACCGACACCGACTGCACGGACGAGATCTTCAACATCCGTGAGTCCGGCAAGACGATGAGCGGCGCCGCCGCCTTCGCGGGCGAGTGGAACCACCGCCGCACCGTGCCCCAGTACGCCTGGGTGCCGCAGCTGTTCGCGGGCCACACGGTCCCCGAACTGGAGGCGTACGCCTCCGCGGCCCGCGCCGAGGCCCTCGCCGCGCCCGTCGGCTCCACGCAGAAGCTGGGCACGCACACCATCCCCGGCTACGTGCGCTATTACGACCAGCAGCGCGACCTGATCCGTACGCTCCAGCGGGCCGGCTTCGACGTCTACATCGTGTCCGCCGGGTCCGAGCCGGTGACCGAGGTGTGGTCGCAGGGCGTCGGCATCGACCGCAAGCACACCATCGCGATCCGCTCGATCCTCGACCGCAAGGGCCGCATCACCACGTACAACGAGGGCTGCGGCGGCGTCGGGGTGAACCAGGGCGAGGCCATCCCGTACATCGACGGCAAGCGGTGCTGGATCAACCAGGACATCTTCCACATCAAGGGAAAGTCGGCCTGGGAGAAGCAGCGCTGGAACAAGCGCATCGCGCTCGGCGGCGGTGACGCCGACACCGACGTGACCTTCGTCGGCGACGCGACCGGCGCGCACCTCGTCCTCAACCGCAACAAGCCCGAGATCATGTGCCGGGCCTACGACAACGCCGACGGACGCTGGGTCGCCAACCCGATGTTCATCGAGCCGCTGCCGCAGAAGACGGGTACGTACCCGTGCTCCACGGCCGGGTACAACAAGCCGGAGGGCGGCTTCGGGCCGCTGCTCAGGGACGACGGTTCGGTCGTCCCCGACCAGGTCGACTCGATCTTCTGA
- a CDS encoding serine hydrolase has translation MSHRSAEPHPSRRRPRVYAAVTSVVLAAAIAGTTVYAQTQPHTAAALVSHAASAPKESATVDRDAELAKAVKEAAQGHDGEVSVTVLNETDGTSASYASGDGTYDTASIVKVDVLATLLLRAQDEGRALTAQERTYATAMIESSDNDATTALWNELGRADGLDAANERLGLTGTSGGDGELWGLTQTTADDQLTLLKQVFGVGDDLALSKESRSYVQELMGNVESDQAWGVSAAGGGDAALKNGWLQRSTTGLWDINSIGQVTVDGQRYLVAVVSNGSATKAAGIDLVEDVAKAAVPVVSGGA, from the coding sequence ATGTCCCACCGTTCCGCAGAGCCCCATCCGTCCCGTCGGCGTCCCCGCGTCTACGCCGCCGTCACCTCGGTGGTGCTCGCCGCCGCGATCGCCGGCACTACGGTCTATGCGCAGACGCAGCCGCACACCGCGGCCGCCCTCGTCTCGCACGCCGCTTCGGCGCCGAAGGAGAGTGCAACCGTGGACAGGGACGCCGAGCTGGCCAAGGCGGTCAAGGAGGCCGCTCAGGGGCACGACGGCGAGGTCTCCGTCACCGTCCTGAACGAGACCGACGGGACGAGCGCCTCGTACGCGTCCGGGGACGGGACGTACGACACCGCGAGCATCGTGAAGGTCGACGTCCTCGCCACGCTGCTGCTGCGGGCGCAGGACGAGGGGCGGGCGCTGACCGCGCAGGAGCGGACGTACGCCACCGCGATGATCGAGAGCAGCGACAACGACGCGACGACCGCGCTGTGGAACGAACTGGGCCGGGCCGACGGGCTCGACGCGGCGAACGAGCGGCTCGGGCTCACCGGGACCAGCGGGGGCGACGGGGAGCTGTGGGGGCTCACGCAGACCACCGCCGACGATCAACTCACCCTGCTCAAGCAGGTGTTCGGGGTCGGTGACGATCTCGCCCTGAGCAAGGAATCGCGCTCGTACGTCCAGGAGCTCATGGGGAACGTGGAGAGCGATCAGGCGTGGGGCGTGTCCGCGGCCGGGGGCGGCGACGCCGCGCTGAAGAACGGGTGGCTGCAGCGCAGCACCACGGGACTGTGGGACATCAACAGCATCGGGCAGGTCACCGTGGACGGGCAGCGGTACCTGGTGGCCGTCGTCTCCAACGGCAGCGCCACCAAGGCCGCGGGCATCGATCTCGTCGAGGACGTGGCGAAGGCCGCCGTGCCGGTGGTCAGCGGCGGCGCGTGA
- a CDS encoding amino acid deaminase/aldolase, with product MTPRAADRARYDRATAHLDAPLAIVDLDAFDANADDLVRRAAGKPIRVASKSVRSRALLERVLARPGFAGIMSFTLAESLWLARSGFDDVLLAYPSADRSGFAELAHDPKLAAAVTVMVDDPAQLRLIEGARDGGREEIRVCVELDTSWRALGGRVRVGALRSPLRTPSQLADLARVVTRRPGFRLAGIMAYEGHVAGVGDSLAGRPVRSRAIRLMQAAARKELAVRRAEVVRAVRSVAPDLEFVNGGGTGSVQHTAAEAAVTEIAAGSGLYVPRLFDNYTSFTGRPAALFAQPVVRRPGVGVVTVLGGGYPASGAAGADRLPVPYLPEGLRYDAQEGPGEVQTPLLGSAADDLLIGDKVWFRHAKAGELCERFETLHLVSGDRVVETVPTYRGEGYAFL from the coding sequence ATGACACCGCGCGCCGCCGATCGGGCCCGGTACGACCGGGCCACCGCTCATCTCGACGCCCCACTGGCGATCGTGGACCTGGACGCGTTCGACGCCAACGCCGACGACCTGGTGCGCCGGGCCGCCGGAAAGCCGATCCGCGTCGCCAGCAAGTCCGTGCGCTCCCGCGCCCTGTTGGAACGGGTGCTCGCGAGGCCGGGCTTCGCCGGGATCATGTCGTTCACCCTCGCCGAGTCGCTGTGGCTCGCGCGGTCCGGGTTCGACGACGTGCTCCTCGCCTATCCCTCGGCCGACCGCTCCGGCTTCGCGGAGCTCGCGCACGACCCGAAGCTGGCGGCGGCCGTGACCGTGATGGTCGACGACCCGGCCCAGTTGCGGCTCATCGAGGGCGCGCGGGACGGGGGCCGCGAGGAGATCCGGGTCTGCGTGGAGCTGGACACCTCGTGGCGGGCGCTCGGCGGCCGGGTCCGGGTCGGCGCGCTCAGGTCCCCCCTGCGTACGCCCTCCCAACTCGCCGACCTGGCCCGCGTCGTGACCCGCCGTCCGGGCTTCCGGCTCGCGGGGATCATGGCGTACGAGGGTCATGTGGCGGGCGTGGGGGACTCGCTCGCGGGGCGGCCGGTGCGCTCGCGGGCGATCCGCCTCATGCAGGCCGCGGCCCGCAAGGAGCTGGCGGTGCGGCGGGCGGAAGTGGTGCGTGCGGTGCGGTCCGTGGCCCCCGACCTGGAGTTCGTGAACGGGGGCGGCACGGGGAGCGTGCAGCACACGGCGGCGGAGGCGGCCGTGACCGAGATCGCGGCGGGCTCCGGCCTTTACGTGCCACGGCTCTTCGACAACTACACGTCGTTCACGGGGCGTCCGGCCGCGCTGTTCGCGCAGCCCGTGGTGCGCAGGCCGGGCGTCGGTGTCGTCACCGTGCTCGGCGGCGGCTATCCGGCCTCGGGCGCGGCGGGCGCCGACCGGCTGCCGGTGCCGTATCTGCCGGAGGGGCTGCGCTACGACGCGCAGGAGGGTCCCGGCGAAGTGCAGACGCCGCTGCTCGGCTCTGCCGCCGACGATCTGCTCATCGGGGACAAGGTGTGGTTCCGGCACGCGAAGGCCGGGGAGCTGTGCGAGCGGTTCGAGACGCTGCACCTGGTGTCCGGCGACCGGGTCGTGGAGACGGTGCCGACGTACCGGGGTGAGGGCTACGCGTTCTTGTAG
- a CDS encoding 3-oxoacyl-ACP reductase, giving the protein MSEEIICRRLVGRTAVITGAGSGIGLATARRLASEGAHVVCGDIDESAGKKAAEDVGGTFVQVDVTDTEQVEALFKTAYDTYGSVDIAFNNAGISPPDDDSILDTGLEAWKRVQEVNLTSVYLCCKAALPYMRRQGRGSIINTASFVARMGAATSQISYTASKGGVLAMSRELGVQFAREGIRVNALCPGPVNTPLLQELFAKDPERAARRLVHIPVGRFAEATEIAAAVAFLASDDAAFVNATDFLVDGGISGAYVTPV; this is encoded by the coding sequence ATGAGCGAAGAGATCATCTGCCGCCGCCTCGTCGGCCGCACCGCCGTCATCACCGGCGCCGGCAGCGGCATCGGCCTCGCCACCGCGCGCCGGCTCGCCTCCGAGGGCGCGCACGTCGTCTGCGGAGACATCGACGAGAGTGCGGGCAAGAAGGCGGCCGAGGACGTCGGCGGGACCTTCGTCCAGGTCGACGTCACCGATACCGAGCAGGTCGAGGCGCTGTTCAAGACCGCGTACGACACCTACGGCAGCGTCGACATCGCCTTCAACAACGCGGGCATCTCGCCGCCGGACGACGACTCGATCCTCGACACGGGCCTGGAGGCCTGGAAGCGGGTCCAGGAGGTCAACCTGACCTCCGTGTACCTGTGCTGCAAGGCGGCCCTCCCGTACATGCGGCGCCAGGGCCGGGGCTCCATCATCAACACGGCGTCGTTCGTGGCCCGGATGGGCGCCGCCACCTCGCAGATCTCGTACACCGCGTCCAAGGGCGGCGTCCTCGCCATGTCCCGCGAGCTGGGCGTGCAGTTCGCGCGTGAGGGCATCCGGGTCAACGCCCTGTGCCCAGGGCCGGTCAACACCCCGCTGCTTCAGGAGCTGTTCGCCAAGGACCCGGAGCGGGCGGCGCGCCGGCTCGTGCACATTCCGGTCGGCCGGTTCGCGGAGGCGACGGAGATCGCGGCGGCCGTCGCCTTCCTCGCCAGTGACGACGCGGCATTCGTGAACGCCACCGACTTCCTGGTCGACGGCGGGATCTCAGGCGCGTACGTGACACCGGTGTGA
- a CDS encoding aldehyde dehydrogenase family protein, with amino-acid sequence MLHVLNPATEELVATVESATREDVDTAVVRATGAQRAWAAVAPADRARLLRRFAAAVDQHLEELAQLEVREAGHLIGNARWEAGNVRDLLEYAAGGVERLTGRQIPVAGGLDVTLLEPLGVVGVIAPWNFPMPIAAWGTAPALAAGNAVLLKPAETTPLTALRLAELALEAGLPEGLFQVLPGEGPVAGDALVEHPGVAKIVFTGSARVGKQVMAKCADRVKRVTLELGGKSPNIVFADADVEAAALATPMSFLDNSGQDCCARTRILVQRSVYERYLEVLAPAVESVVVGDPSDDKTEMGPLISKSQLASVRSYVPAGASAIRGASPEGAGFWFPPTVLTDTAPDAPAAVDEVFGPVAVVLPFEDEADAVRLANATDYGLSGSIWTRDVGRALRVSGAVRAGNLSVNSHASVRYSTPFGGYKQSGFGRELGPDALAAFTETKNVFISTEA; translated from the coding sequence TTGCTGCACGTACTGAACCCGGCCACGGAAGAGCTCGTGGCCACCGTCGAGTCCGCCACCCGCGAGGACGTCGACACCGCCGTCGTCCGCGCCACCGGCGCGCAGCGCGCCTGGGCGGCGGTCGCCCCCGCCGACCGGGCCCGCCTACTGCGCCGCTTCGCCGCAGCCGTCGACCAACACCTCGAAGAACTCGCCCAGTTGGAGGTCCGCGAGGCCGGACACCTCATCGGCAACGCCCGCTGGGAGGCCGGCAACGTACGCGATCTGCTGGAGTACGCGGCCGGGGGCGTCGAGCGGCTGACCGGGCGGCAGATCCCGGTGGCGGGCGGCCTCGACGTCACCCTCCTCGAACCGCTCGGCGTCGTCGGTGTCATCGCGCCGTGGAACTTCCCGATGCCGATCGCCGCCTGGGGCACGGCCCCGGCCCTCGCGGCGGGCAACGCGGTGCTCCTCAAGCCCGCGGAGACCACCCCGCTGACCGCCCTGCGGCTCGCCGAACTCGCCCTGGAGGCCGGGCTTCCTGAGGGTCTCTTCCAGGTGCTCCCGGGGGAGGGTCCTGTCGCCGGGGACGCCCTCGTCGAGCATCCGGGCGTGGCCAAGATCGTGTTCACCGGGTCGGCCCGCGTCGGCAAGCAGGTCATGGCCAAGTGCGCGGACCGCGTCAAGCGCGTGACCCTCGAACTCGGCGGCAAGAGCCCGAACATCGTCTTCGCCGACGCGGACGTCGAGGCCGCCGCCCTCGCCACCCCCATGTCCTTCCTCGACAACTCGGGCCAGGACTGCTGCGCCCGAACCCGCATCCTCGTACAGCGGTCCGTATACGAGCGGTACCTGGAGGTGCTCGCCCCAGCCGTCGAGTCGGTCGTCGTCGGCGACCCGTCCGATGATAAGACGGAGATGGGCCCGCTCATCTCCAAGTCCCAGCTGGCGAGCGTGCGTTCGTACGTTCCGGCGGGCGCGTCCGCGATCAGGGGCGCGAGCCCCGAGGGGGCGGGCTTCTGGTTCCCGCCCACCGTCCTCACCGACACCGCTCCGGACGCGCCCGCCGCCGTCGACGAGGTCTTCGGCCCGGTCGCCGTCGTCCTCCCCTTCGAGGACGAGGCGGACGCCGTGCGCCTCGCCAACGCCACCGATTACGGCCTGTCCGGTTCGATCTGGACCCGCGACGTGGGCCGCGCCCTGCGGGTGTCCGGGGCCGTCCGCGCCGGGAACCTGTCCGTCAACTCGCATGCCAGCGTGCGCTATTCGACCCCGTTCGGCGGCTACAAGCAGTCCGGGTTCGGCCGTGAACTCGGTCCCGACGCCCTCGCCGCGTTCACCGAGACCAAGAACGTCTTCATCAGCACGGAGGCCTGA
- a CDS encoding gamma-glutamyl-gamma-aminobutyrate hydrolase family protein has translation MVSRPLIGISTYLEDRASWGIWELPAALLPIGYPRLVQQSGGLAAMTPPDDPKHAPSVVARLDGVIVAGGPDVDPVRYGAERDPRTGPAAGERDTWELALIRAALTSGTPLLGICRGMQLLNVALGGTLTQHIEGHVKEIGTFGTHTVTPLPGTRYGDLVPEPTEVPTYHHQAVDRLGRGLVASAHADDGTVEAVELPGMSWVMGVQWHPEMGEDARVTEGLVRAAGTPHGF, from the coding sequence ATGGTGAGCAGGCCGCTGATCGGCATCAGCACCTACCTGGAGGACAGGGCCAGTTGGGGCATCTGGGAGCTGCCCGCGGCGCTGCTGCCCATCGGCTACCCCCGGCTCGTGCAGCAATCCGGCGGGCTCGCCGCGATGACTCCCCCGGACGACCCGAAGCACGCGCCGTCGGTGGTGGCCCGGCTCGACGGGGTGATCGTGGCGGGCGGCCCCGATGTGGACCCGGTCCGGTACGGCGCGGAGCGCGACCCGCGCACGGGGCCGGCCGCCGGGGAGCGGGACACGTGGGAACTCGCCCTGATCCGGGCCGCGTTGACGTCCGGCACGCCGCTGCTCGGCATCTGCCGCGGCATGCAGCTCCTCAACGTCGCCCTCGGCGGCACGCTCACGCAGCACATCGAGGGCCACGTGAAGGAGATCGGTACCTTCGGCACCCACACCGTCACTCCGCTGCCGGGCACCCGCTACGGCGACCTCGTCCCGGAGCCCACCGAGGTCCCGACCTACCACCACCAGGCGGTCGACCGCCTCGGCAGGGGCCTGGTCGCCTCCGCGCACGCGGACGACGGCACGGTGGAGGCGGTCGAACTCCCCGGCATGTCCTGGGTGATGGGTGTGCAGTGGCACCCCGAGATGGGCGAGGACGCCCGGGTCACGGAAGGTCTGGTACGGGCCGCGGGTACGCCGCACGGCTTCTGA